Part of the Candidatus Saganbacteria bacterium genome, AGCTGTCCAGGACCTTTCTCAGCAGCCAGACTTTTTTGAGTTCCTCTTCCGTAAGGAGAAGTTCTTCTTTCCTTGTGCCGGACATGCGGACGTCAAGTGCAGGGAATATCCTCCTGTCCGAAAGTTTCCTGTTCAGATGAAGCTCCATGTTCCCCGTGCCCTTGAACTCTTCATATATGACATCGTCCATCCTGCTCCCCGTCTCGACAAGGGCTGTTGCCAGGATCGTCAGGGAACCGCCGCCCTCAATGTTCCTTGCGGCACCGAAAAATCTCTTTGGCCTGTGAAGGCAGGTAGGGTCAAGGCCTCCCGAAAGAGTCCTTCCAGACGGCGGGGTCACGAGATTATACGCCCTTGCAAGCCTTGTTATGGAATCAAGCAGTATAACAACGTTCTTGTTGGCTTCGACAAGGCGTTTTGCGCTTTCAAGCACCAGTTCGGCGACCCTTATGTGATTTTCAGGGGGTTCGTCGAAGGTAGAACTGACAACTTCGCCCTTTACGCAGCGTTCCATGTCGGTCACTTCTTCCGGACGCTCGTCGACCAGAAGTACTTTTATAATAAACTCGGGATAATTAACGGCGACGCTGTTGGCGATATTTTTTAATACCGTTGTTTTTCCGGCTTTTGGCGGTGATACGATCATGC contains:
- the rho gene encoding transcription termination factor Rho, producing the protein MDISELQKNTIPELFEIAKELKIPNFRQFRKHDLIFKILEAKTESNGLIFAKGVLEILPEGYGFLRTETYLPSADDIYVSQTQIRRFDLANGDLIQGQVRPPKEGEKYFSLLKIEAVNGQDPESIRERIPFDAMTPIFPDQRMVLEYSGCPIAARLIDLISPIGMGQRGMIVSPPKAGKTTVLKNIANSVAVNYPEFIIKVLLVDERPEEVTDMERCVKGEVVSSTFDEPPENHIRVAELVLESAKRLVEANKNVVILLDSITRLARAYNLVTPPSGRTLSGGLDPTCLHRPKRFFGAARNIEGGGSLTILATALVETGSRMDDVIYEEFKGTGNMELHLNRKLSDRRIFPALDVRMSGTRKEELLLTEEELKKVWLLRKVLDSFEGTEAAEQLIDRLKEYKSNKQFLDSADVK